Genomic window (Phragmites australis chromosome 5, lpPhrAust1.1, whole genome shotgun sequence):
CGCGCTTCTCGCGTGGCTCTCGGAGCTCGTCGGCGGCGTGCACTGGGGGCGCTACTTCCTCGACGTGTTCCGGGGCGAGAAGGTGGTCGAGCTCACGGACGAGGACGACGACCGACATGGCGAGGGCGAGCTGCGCCGGTCTTTGTTTTTCCCAATCTCGTTCAACCCCGCCAAGCGCCTGTGCGTCGCGGCCAGGAGGCTGCTGTCCTGCGAAGGTGGAGCCGGCGATCTAGACGGCGTCCTCGCGAACCTGCAGAGCGTGTCCGGCGATCTTGCCGAGTTCATCATGCTGCTGCAGAGCTGCCCACCGGCACTGTACCAGCCGCTGGCGACAAACATCTACGCGGATAGCCAGATGTGCAACCGGCATCTCGAGAGGCGTCGTGTCCTCGACTTCTTGCTGCACGATgacgatggcggcggcgagctAGGCGTCCTTCCCATAATCAGCCGCGCCGGCCTCGGGAAGACCACTCTCGTGCAGCACATCTGCGACGAGCCCGCGGTGCGCCGCCGCTTTCTCACTGATCCTGCCATTGGACTTCCATTGCGTGAGCCTCACGGCAGTCGGGAGACCGTGCAGTTGCTGCACTCTCTGTTCACCGCCACCAGCACGGTGAGCACCAACCTCGTCGCTGTCGGCGAGTCGCTGAGGCTTCTCGAGCGGAAGCTGCGCAGTGAGAGGTTCCTGGCCGTGTTTGACAACGTTGACCTGCGCAAGAAACATGCCAACGTTGACCATGTTTGCCTAGACACTCattcaaaataaaatcttaCAGCAGATAACCTGGCCATTTGGGATTGGCCGCACCATCCGCAATGCCCACCTGTGTCTGGATTGTCCATTCTACAACTCTGTTAGATCCCTGACGTTGTCCATCCTACACATCCGTCTCCCACATGTCGCCATTGAATCTAACATCTCTCTAGCAACATGGTGACATCTTACATGGAAAGTCACGTTTAAAGAGCATCATCACGACGTTAATGACATACTGATTTATACTGGGTAGAATGTCTGGAAGAAAAGAAATCATCGAACACTGCAAAATCTTCATATCAAGTTGCGAACCAGACAGTAGAAGACATTTTTCAGCGACGATAAGCCCATTTCATATAGGGATGATGTCATCTCTATGATTTCTCCTTTTTTAGCATATATGGACTATGCGACATTTTTTTTGTCGAGCCggtgtttttttttccctcATGTAAATACAATATGTTTTTGTCttaggtgtgtttggttacccgTATTAAGGGCATCTTGGCTTTATCTATGCGTATATTTCTACGAAGAAGGTTATTTGGTTGCATGCATATACTATTTCGTTTGACATCCGTAAATACAATTATACGGTTGGAGCCTAGCCTGGTGAATACACCCAAATCGAGCTTCTCTTCGGAGCCTAGCCCAGTGGATATATTGCATCTATTATAATGCTGCAACGGATCCATTCATTAGTCTCAAGTGTAGGATCGTTGCATCCGCCTatacaaacaaccaaacatCTTCATAAGATTATTGTATTTGCAAAACAAGATTATTACATCCATCTATATAAATAACTAAACATTCTTATTTTTAAAGTCATTATATCCGTTCAATCTGCTTGTACTCATTCAAAATATACATTGTATAAATTGCAGCTCAAGCCATATAGACGCGATCATGCCGCGGCCCTACGGCGCGGCCGGCGTGGGAGCAGGTTCATTGTCACGGGCAGCGACAAGCACGTCGCGGACCTCGGCACCGCGGAGTACTGGTTCTTCACTACTTCAAGGCGCACGCGCGTTCGGCGGCGCGGACGACGCCGAGGCAGACCcgcggctggcggcggcgggccaGACCATCGCCAAGAGGCTGCGCGGCTCCTTCTTTGGCGCCAAGGTCGTGGGCGCGCTGCTGAGGTCACGCCCGGACCCCCGGGCGTGGTGCAGGGTGCTGGCGAGCAGCCACCCATAGCCGTCGTGGCTCAGCAACGGCGGCTacgtcgccgccgcggccggtTGCCTCCTTCCGCTGCACGTGACCGTGCGCGGCGTCGCCGTCTCCGCTCGCAGGTGATAGGGCTCGTAGGCCTCCAAGATGCCTCCTTGACGGCTCCACCTCGTGACGGCGGCGGCAGGCCGGCTGCCGGCCGGAATTGTCTGTGCGGCTGTGCAAGCCGGTCTTCCCTTCCTACTGCCTGTACTACACCGCTTATTGCACGATTGATGGAGTGAACAGTACAGAAGCAGTAACTAGCGGGGTAACTGTGTATCTTGTTTGTAGTTGCGGTGGTGCTTTCAAAACCACTTTTCGCACCTATTTTTGGGTTTGACATTCAGTTAAAAGCATCTTTTTTGAGATTTCAGAAAAACCTTGTAAAGTCAACTACTTGGATTTCGCATCACAAGTTCACAAATCACAACACAGCAACAAGAAACTAAAGAAAATGCTCTTGTGAACTTCTGAAAAATCATCCACTTTTCCAATTCATTGCAGAATTCAGAGTCTGAAGTTTAATGGTGTGTTCAACAGAAGGAAGACTGCAGGAGGGCTGCTCTTTGTCTCTTTCATCGATTCAAAATTTCAACTTGCTTACTGCGTCTTCAGAGGCAGGAGATTTAGTTCGGAATGAACTCCTGTGATTCCAGGCTCTCTTGGAGCACTGGCTGCATTGACCAAGGATGATAATATCATGCAGAATCACAAGACCTTCAGAAGCTGAACCTCAAACACCAGTGGCTCCTTGGCATGTGACAGCAGACTCCGCCGTGGTCCAAACTGCAATCGCAtccaaagaaagaagaagagtaatTGCAAATGTGATATCTGAATCTGAATCATCAGGCACAGGCAGGTGCAAAAATTACAGTTTAGAAATAACCAAAATGCAGCAGTGTGCTACTACTTTTGCTTCCAAAGAAGAGAAGGCAGAAGAAAAGGCAGGAACCGGAGTTCGTCAGGGCTATACTGCACCTCTTCCGGTACTGGCTTCAAGGTCTCATCGATGTAGCCTACCTCGGGAGGAATTAGAGCCCTCCTCTTGCCTGCAGTGCACACAAATCCatgaagaaaattgaaaaaaggcTGTTCCTATAAAACCAGTAGTGTCCAGCTCATGTCATTTTTGAACTATCAAGATTAACAGTTTTATCTGTACACTGCCTGGAACATTCTTTAAGTTGATAATCTTAACTACCTCCGACCTTCATCCCGATTAGGACATCTTTCAGGCCTCGAATCATCTGAGCAACAACATATAAACTAGATTGATATATCAAAGACATACAAATAACTGGAAAACTGTGGTAGACTGAATCTATGAGGATATCTGGACTTTTAAAGGATGTGAATTTCTCAGGAGTTAATCTTATAACCTCTTTTCCGCCGAGTGGAAGCGTCACCGGCTTACTCTCGCCACTGAACTGGTCTACTGTGCTGAGAGTTATAGAATACAGGCAGAGCATGATGAAACCACCAGAAACCATAAATTGATCGAACTGAAGTTGCAACATGTGTTTCAGTGTATCGACTACATATGGTCAATGTCATTCAGTTCACCTATGCACGAAATAACCATTTGCGCGGCGGCAGACGTAGTTGAACTGCACCAGATCGCCTTCCCGTGCTTCCGGTCCCTCCCCCTCGACAACATCTTGAGATCAAGAAGCACAATTCTTCCATGAGCAGACAGAAACTTGGCTGAAAACTGTGCAAGAACAACTCGCTACTTGTACCTTCAAGTTTCACTCCAGTGTCCAGCTTCCGGTACCTAAACTCTTCGCAAGCAAGAGAACAGGTTGGATTCCTTAACAATAAAATCCATCTATCCGTGCGATCTACGATGCGCATTATTACCTGATAACATCAGGCTCCATCATTGCTGCTTGCACTGGCATGGAGAGAGCAGCAAGAGGATCAATGCATGAAGCCACCGCACCAAGAACCACCATCTCTGAAACTGCCCTCCTCCTAGAAAGCCCACAAGTTGCCTTCAGAGAAGAAGCCCGTCTGCGAGATGCCGACCGTACCTTCTTCGATTCCGATGGACACCAGCATCTGATTAAAATAACTCCCAGAAAGAGACCAAAAGAACATTGAAAATAAGAAACCTAAACACGAACGGGACACGCAAATTGGGGCATTATGCAGGCTGTTTTTTTCCTCATCTTGCCCTTCGGAGATGGTGTTCTGCATTACCTTGGAGACAGGGAGGCGCACTGGAATGGATTGGTGAATGGTGTGAGCGACGCAGACTCCATTGTCGTGGCTTCCAGGAAGGCAACGGACGGGGAAGGAAGTGGATAATGGCGAAGGGCTTggcaaaaaggagaaaaaactTAGGAAAGGATAAATTAATAACTATgtagaaaaggaaagaaacaacAAACGTTGAGATGGCCGAGTTGGTCTAAGGCGCCAGATTAAGGTTCTGGTCCGAAAGGGCGTGGGTTCAAATCCCACTCTCAACAATTAAAAATTTTGTTGCAATTGTTTTCTGTGGCTTCAAATCCCACTCTCAGCAATTTGAACTTTTTTGCTGCAATTTTTTTCCTtcagtatttttatcatcttgAGTGATCTAGTTAAAATATATAGACATACTCTTCTGAGTCTTCTCATCCGAACGAGTAGAAAAAAAACTCTTAACGTTTTTCTGTCTTCTAAGTTTCTTTTTCTCATGAAACTGAGTGCGCTTAGTGTAAAATTTCTCGGAATAATCCTGTCCATGCAAACCTGCTAAAATGTTCTCGAACATGGATAGAGTTTCCCAACACAATAAGGACGGAAGCATTGCGCTTAAAAAGTTGCCCATACGAAATACCTTCACAGTTCGTACTACCCATCAACCACAGCCTGCGGTTAGATTGGTTAgttgaaaaatatttattagtTCCAACAGAGTTTCTCCACTATGGATCTAAAAAGATATGTTGGTCTTGTTGGATAAGTGTCCTGCTACAGTAGACACAAGCGACTCTAAAAACGTCTCTGCTTTATGGTGTCGGTCTTACCAAACTCCTGCCTCCGGATGCCTCTCACTGTGAGGGCTTTAGCGGAACGACGCCGGGCGTAGGCCGTAGTGTAGGAGAAATTTCGTTGAGATGTAGTTGATAGTTCCTAGGATACCTTCTTTAGCCTATCCTTATAGGGGTGTGCCAAGCACAGGTGAAGCTTGTCGATGCTAGTCAAGCTTATGGTTGCATGTGGGTCAGAGGCAGCCAAGGCAGTAATGGCACCATTTTTGGTCAGGTCTCGCAGCCTCGGGCACGGTGGGGTGCATATGCCCAGCTTCTTGCTCTCAGCGTCCTCGTGGCCCTCTAGTGTTGTAGGTGTTGTTGGTGCTAGCGTGTCTGCTGCTGATGGGGCTACTGGTAAGGTTATAGTAAGTCTTTTGCTCTCCCTCACTCTACTCTTCGTGTTCGTCCCCGATGTTGGTGGCGAGTTTGGCGAGCATCGCTGTGGGAGGAAAGTGTGGTTTGTATGTAGACTGCTTGCATTCGGGGATGCTTTGGGTCCCCTTAGTGTTCGTTGTCTTCGGCTCGTCAGGTAGAGCTCTGGTGAAGGTCGATCTATTTTCAGGTCGCCGGACCTCGCTCCGACGGCGGCCAATTTGTTTTCCTCGGCCTATTTTGGCGCGAATATCACTGATATTTGTTCAGCGTGTCAAATGCATCATGGCAGTCGTTTCGGGGCGTTGGCTCTTGCGGCATCTTCTAAGGTTTGGGGTTTGTTGCCAAGGTTGGCCGAAGGATGTAGCTTCTGTGTCGGCAGCTTCACCATTGCATCCCTATGGTGGAGCATTGCGGCGGTGGATGGGATGCTCCTTAGAGAAGGTTGCCCTGGGTGTACTCTCTTATTATTTCATTTTGTTACAGGGGTTTGGTTATAAGTTAGGGATGTATTGCGCTTCCAGTTTTAATATAAAACCCCATcccattaaaaaaaagaagacatgTTGAAACAACTAGTAAGTGTACTTTTTTTCTCACGGATTTTGAA
Coding sequences:
- the LOC133918575 gene encoding peptidyl-prolyl cis-trans isomerase FKBP16-1, chloroplastic isoform X1, with the translated sequence MESASLTPFTNPFQCASLSPRCWCPSESKKVRSASRRRASSLKATCGLSRRRAVSEMVVLGAVASCIDPLAALSMPVQAAMMEPDVIRYRKLDTGVKLEDVVEGEGPEAREGDLVQFNYVCRRANGYFVHSTVDQFSGESKPVTLPLGGKEMIRGLKDVLIGMKVGGKRRALIPPEVGYIDETLKPVPEEFGPRRSLLSHAKEPLVFEVQLLKVL
- the LOC133918575 gene encoding peptidyl-prolyl cis-trans isomerase FKBP16-1, chloroplastic isoform X2, coding for MESASLTPFTNPFQCASLSPRCWCPSESKKVRSASRRRASSLKATCGLSRRRAVSEMVVLGAVASCIDPLAALSMPVQAAMMEPDVIRYRKLDTGVKLEDVVEGEGPEAREGDLVQFNYVCRRANGYFVHSTVDQFSGESKPVTLPLGGKEMIRGLKDVLIGMKVGGKRRALIPPEVGYIDETLKPVPEEVQYSPDELRFLPFLLPSLLWKQK
- the LOC133918575 gene encoding peptidyl-prolyl cis-trans isomerase FKBP16-1, chloroplastic isoform X3, yielding MVVLGAVASCIDPLAALSMPVQAAMMEPDVIRYRKLDTGVKLEDVVEGEGPEAREGDLVQFNYVCRRANGYFVHSTVDQFSGESKPVTLPLGGKEMIRGLKDVLIGMKVGGKRRALIPPEVGYIDETLKPVPEEFGPRRSLLSHAKEPLVFEVQLLKVL